Within Caproicibacterium argilliputei, the genomic segment TTCCATTTAACCGGCAGGAGTTGGCCGATTATCTCTGCGTTGATCGCAGCGCTATGTCGAACGAGCTTTGCAAGCTTCGGGATGATGGAATGTTGTCATTCCGCAAAAATCAATTTAAATTGCTATAAGGAGAATGGTTATGAAAGAAACGAATAGACTAATTATGGATATGATCGATTACTATACCGGCGATCCAAAACGCATCCAGCATTTCATCAAAGTCCACAGCTTTGCAAAACTTATCGGTACGCTTGAAAAGCTGGATGAAAACACCTTATTTATTCTTGAAACCGCCGCTATTGTCCACGACATCGGCATTAAGCTGTGTGAGGAGAAATACGGCGACTGTAATGGTAAGCTGCAGGAAACTGAGGGTCCTGCAATTGCGAAAGATATGCTCGAACGCCTTGGCTATGACGCTGCAGTAATCGAGCGGGTATGCTATTTGGTTGGGCATCATCACACTTATTCCAATATTGACAGCATGGATTACCAAATCCTTGTTGAGTCGGATTTTTTGGTCAACCTTTTCGAAGGCAATGAGTCAAAGGCTGCGTGCGAGTCGGCCTTAAATCACATTTTTCGGACTAAAAGTGGGTCGGCTATATGTAAGAAGATGTTTGCATAAGAATCCTGAAAATCACAAAGCACATAAATTTATTCAGTTAAGCAACGAAGCAATTAAGCAAAAAGTGCAGTTTTAACCGATGGTCTGACCTTGTTTAAAAGAATATAAGGATACCTTATCCTCACTCAGCAAAATAGCTCTAGCAAAAATTTTGTTCGCTGCAACAGCCACTGTCAGTACGTTCTCACTCCTATATCCATCCTGTACAATAATCGGTGGAGGTGAACTGACAGTGGAGAAATCAATGAACATATTAGGCCAGATCGTCAAAGACGCGCGGCAATCCGCAGGACTGACACAGGACGAGCTTGCGGAACAGTCGGGAATTACAACCCGGTACATCATGGCCATTGAAAACGAAAACAGACAGCCGAGCATGAAGGTGCTGTTTAAACTGATCCGGGCTTTAAAAATTTCTGCGGATACAATCTTTTATCCGGAAATCCAACATACAGACAAGAAAAAAGAACACCTTATCCACATGATCCAGTTGTGCGACGAACGGGAAACCAATGTAGCAACCGCGACCATCCGCGCGCTGCTGGATTCCAGATAACTGGGAGATACTTTTTTTTTCGGAGGTTGGCTTTTTTTCTGAAAGTATCAGCTTGTTTTTTCTCTGTTGATAAATTTCTGATAGAGTGAGTCCTTCCCTGCATGGTTCATCATGAGCCATGCCATAGACCAAGGGAAACACACACTTGCCCCTTGGCGGCCCGATTTCTTTTTTCACAGCTTCAGCGTGTAGAGCAGGCTGCTTTTGCCGCCGTTTTCACGCCACCGCTGCTCCTTGAAAAGATGGCCGGTCTTTTCAAGGTCGGCGATAGCGCGTTTGACGGTACTGCGTGAGAGCTTCAGTTCTTTGGCGATGGTGCCGATGGCCGGGTAGCATCTCCCATCCCGGTCTGCCCGATCCCGAAGGTACATATAAACGGTTTTGGCCCGGTGCGGCAGATCTTCCGCATAGATAGATGTAAAATAACCCACAGCGCCGCCCCCTAATCCGTCCGCAGCGCAGGCATCTGCTCTGGCGGTTCCGGCGCGGGCGTATGAGCAATTCCTCCGGTCGCGGCGTCAGGAGGTTCGGGGGATTCGTCATAGTCGTCTTCGTAGGCACAATTCTGCCTTAGGATTTCCTGCTCCAGCTCGAAGCGGTCGGCGTAGGACACCTTGCGGGTGGCCCGTTCATCTACTTCATATGTTTTGTCAAATGTAATGCCCCATTTGAGAAACAGCGGCAGTTTGGTGCGCATGGGGCAGCAGCCAGTCTTTGCAAGAATAAAGTTTCCCTTGGGAAGCGTTTTCAGTTCGTCCGGTGTCATGAGCGGCCTTTGGATCATCTGCAAACTCTGGCTCGGATCGTTTTTCCCCCGGCTGATGGAGCCAGACATGACAGTCTGGTTGCCGAGGGCCTTGGAGAGTATCTCCGCGCTTTCGGAGTTGGGCGCAAAGCCGCCGAACAGAATATCCTGACAGTTATCAGAAATGATGGCGGAACCTTCTCTGCCGTAATTCTTTTCAAGTTGCGCGAAGGACTGGATAATCGGTACCATGCTGATACGGCGGGAACGGCCTGCGGAGAACATCATTTCCATTGACTGGATTTTGGGGATGGTGCCGATCTCGTCGGCGAAAATCATCACGCGATTCGGCAGCTTACCGCCGCATTCATCGGCAACGGTCAGCATCTCGCGGTAAAGCTGCTGTAAAAATAGCGACACCATAAAATATTTTGTGTTATCTTCCTCCGGAAGGACGATGAAGATTGCCGACTTCTCCCGGCAAAAGGTTTCCGTGTCCAAT encodes:
- a CDS encoding helix-turn-helix transcriptional regulator, whose product is MNILGQIVKDARQSAGLTQDELAEQSGITTRYIMAIENENRQPSMKVLFKLIRALKISADTIFYPEIQHTDKKKEHLIHMIQLCDERETNVATATIRALLDSR
- a CDS encoding HD domain-containing protein, which gives rise to MKETNRLIMDMIDYYTGDPKRIQHFIKVHSFAKLIGTLEKLDENTLFILETAAIVHDIGIKLCEEKYGDCNGKLQETEGPAIAKDMLERLGYDAAVIERVCYLVGHHHTYSNIDSMDYQILVESDFLVNLFEGNESKAACESALNHIFRTKSGSAICKKMFA
- a CDS encoding helix-turn-helix domain-containing protein, translated to MGYFTSIYAEDLPHRAKTVYMYLRDRADRDGRCYPAIGTIAKELKLSRSTVKRAIADLEKTGHLFKEQRWRENGGKSSLLYTLKL